From Ananas comosus cultivar F153 linkage group 2, ASM154086v1, whole genome shotgun sequence:
cggcggaggcacgggatcgcggcaaggggatcgctagctagacaGCGAGGATTTACTTTCACTCTTAGGTGGTTTCCCCTCTTTTATGTTTTGGGAGAGAGATATTTtgtttaccatgtatagagaccacctatgtactcttttagttcTTGTAATTGGATTTGTGGTTGTCctactttatggttttattagtGATTTTAGCCTGCTACTCTTCACTTTGCTTTAGTTTCTAGATGTTGTATAttactctgatactcctagttattttcttttattgtctcttTTATCGCTTtggttttagacgccttatatgttttagacgtatggcgggtctggacacgcgtcgggcgggcttccgctgggtctcggggcgtgacaaatgaGCCGCCTACCTCGTGGTCATTTCGCATTGGGAGAAAGGGGTGTGACTGCTCATTCGGACGCCTCCATACGTTAAGCCTTATCCCTTTCGCTTCTTCACAGTGTTGTCTTGCCTCGacttgcatcctctgctgccgatgtttttgggtttttgttagcatcggcccctgccacctggccgatggtttgacttcaacttcgtgccattcatccacTGGCACATTTGCCGGTCCTTTTACCGTTCTcaaatgatttttcaaaatttctcttctctcccaaggcctcggccaaggctgaatgccgagCTCATTCACTAGTCTCCGACCCAAGAACTCAATGTCTCCTTCGGTCAGTCCATCAAATTCgggttctggtctcggcctggcttgatgTTGCCAGTGCGGCCGATATCCAGGGAACCTTTGCTTAGAGCCGAATGGCCTATCCTGATAGCCCCATCGGCCTTGACGCTCGCCACGTCTgttgttgtaataatcatgcagAATTTTCTGCATCAACACGTCTTGCTTGCGTTGAACCGAGTCGACTTCCGGTTCAGTCTCGTTGGAGGCTTCGTCTGAGCCGTCCTCTTCTTGATCATCTCCTTTCGGGATATGCTCCCACTCCTCAAGGAATGCCATCAATTCATTCCACTCGTTGCTTCTCTTCTTATCGTTGATTATGGCTTCCCAATCTTTTTTTGTCATTTCGGCTTTGCACCTTATGCAAAACCGAAGATTTCTTTTCGCATGGGCGATGTCGTCCATGGTCATTCTGGCCGCAATCGCCTTTCCTCTAGCGTCCATCGCTTTGTCCTGTAAAGAAAGCATATTTTTATCAACTTCTTTACTTTTAACTTGCTGGTCGGCTAAAATGAGCCAAccctcttctatttcttcttgaaTTCGCCTGTTGGCGGTAGCCTTTCCTTTTCCCCTCATGTTCACCACGTTAACTTGTGGTGGAAAAGGgttcttatcaatttccatatttttactttcttggtcggcaaaaaTAAGCCGACCttcattaatttctttttgtatCTGCCTCTTGAAGGCAGTGCATTCgctagttttatggctccacGAGTGGTGCCACTTGCAATATCTTCTACGTTTTAATTCTTCCACAGGGGGCATAGTTTGGTcctcctgtagtttaattcgtccatCCCTTAGCAACCTATCAAAAATAAGATCGGTCTTTGATATATCGAACGAATAGTTAAATGCAGACACATGTGCCTTAGCCTCGCTTGATCTGGCGGgctttaacaaagcacatttttACGGTTGACTGTTTCTCACCATCTCGGCAGCACAGATTTCGGCATCATCAGCCAAATCTTTTGCCTCTTCAGATGAATTCGGTTCTTCATGAGCCGAAGACCCTTCAAAGAAggaaatatttttctccttccctttgTTCCAGTCTTTatttcggctccatctaggccgatcctcattattcccttttcgaaactgctcgtattgagcaactcgaagtcccaaatcaaaaagatttggaaagaatttatcctcaaaatgatctttaattttaaaatgcatgccgttgaatgccattttAGCAAATTCCGATTCCGGCATTCTTATGAAACAACGGCTTCGAGCTGTTttgaatcggttcaaatattcatcaacGATTCTCCTGTTCTTTGTCTGAATTGAGCCAAATCCGCAACTGATAATTTTGGCTCTATTCTATAAAACTGTTCATGGAATTTACTCTCTAATTCGTTCCAGTCTCGGACGGAATTAGCTGGTAAACTTGTGTACCAAGTGAAAGCCGTCTTGATTAATGAGGTATTAAATAACCTCAACTTTAAAAACGGATCTGCAGCAGCCTCACAGCATTGAGCTGTAAACCGCGCGACGTGCTtgaccgtattttcggtctcgtCGCCGTAAAACTTGTCAAacttcggcatcttccaatttgctGGATATGGGTGTTCtgcatctatatttgcaggatatggtgatctgaatacgggccgcattgccggccttgcgcctactccgaaGGTATTCCGGATGGCTTCCTCTATCTGCGCATAAATCTCCTTATTAATCTCCTGTAAAGGGACTTGCGCTGGTGCTGAGTTCGGTGGTTGTGGTACACCGAGATTTTGTACCAAGGGATTAACCCCTTGTGCCATTGGagcctgccccctagcccctacattttggggctgatacGCTGCTACTGGTGGAGGCGGAGATAACCCCCAAGCTACTTCTGGCTGTTGACCGACATTAACGACAACCGGTCTATAAGCTGCTTGATAtgatgtgtcacgccccgccccgaaaccactaccagtTTGGcgcgattcggccgcggcgacagaccgccgaacggacagcacctcccctgcccgcccaaggctcaaccacaagaatgtgtacaagaatttacccaggactttaaattctaaaacaaCACATTCAACACGGGCACGAACAGTGCCGACGACAAGAAGAGCAAGAAGTCCACaagatatacaagtgaaataaagagagtactttactaactattacaatagttacattcattacatcatttttcatccaaaatacatagctctccaaatcctcacccaCAATgcatctctctctatacataggtgactaatgcaaaaaggaaagctactatactaccacggtctcactggtcgggcgcgacgcacttgccgcggtcctctctctgcagccctgaacctaccactggaaatagagtggggtgagaactatcttccatagttcccagtgggctcggccgccgactctgccgatctccccactaggtccaagtgggcacaagtaacaacggatagatagatagatatgtatctgaaaactgtaaatgcgatagtaggaaaaactatgctactatgcccataatcatgaatatgaatgcatgcatcatataataaaggtttgctactatgctaacaaattcgatccatgttcgaatagtaatgttcactgacatttataaacctttaacatttttcatttacccaatctgtggcgaggccctagggctcgcccatgactcacctttcaatcccaaaatGGGGAGGgggctccaagtgcacccaactccgggaccgtctgcggacctccatgttgtccggacctccaagtggtcctagtcgcgcgacactccggagtactcgacgacaatcccctccatgtggggattggatggctataccatcctaaacgcagactatgagctagatctatcctctccaagtgaggacactctacaactagagtcaatacccaatcgaatcctctccaagtgaggatgctctacaactagagtcaatgtctcaataactcatcaacaacctctccatgtgagggtacttaggtttactaagttctttatccacaaggcattttctaagggatccacctatccctggATCCaccgacctctagtgttatttacactacattaatgccactcgttatcattcaatgtttggatgccactcgtttgttctttaacaataacattactttctatgtcatcaatcccccatcgggttcatctctatctctagcatcataggatccacgttccgacccaatcctcacctatctagttaccaagcgttccaagtacactaggttatcatttagaaagcgcgaggaatggtactactatgcaatcctacaatgcaatatGAAGAGATGAGGTtaaaatgcaatctaagacatagaaaggagttcgaaagtttcggatgacaccccccaccttttttatcgatgtagaggctttggaaattcttctcggcgagcttcgcaaaaaggctttagccttcctcgcccgaatcaacactagcccggcccgattttgccgagaacttcacgtcggttcgccgaatgccaaaatcgacttcgccccctcatgagcaaaagccccaattttgtgccctagctccaatacatatatcaaacctagggtttgatctcattgagaagcaaaagtagcttcaatatactctaaagagttcatctaaaccattcctagctcattccaaaccctagtttggatttcaccatgagaggggtcaagctctccttcaagctttacctccaacacctaacccatggtcttgatctcaaaagaagcaaaaagaaagcttcaaggACTTTAAATACTCCATTAAAACAATCTCTaggttaatccaaaccctagtttggaatttagcatgagaaggggcaaagcttacctctaaacttgctccttttccaagctagagaaggagaggagatgttttcttcacttcctcttcttcttctcctttttcttctccttcttttccttcctttccttgtcttcttcttctccttctttgtcttctagagagagaaagagaggagagagtgtgagagggagtggaatgagagaaaagccctcatGTCCCTCCTACATAATCATTgggctgcaaaaatgctaataaacccctcaactttcactctttcacacagcctggactgggctgttcgcgcaggcggggaccgatctctccttcagggaccggttccggaacgtcgtcccagcgcagccagagctgctgcgcgcagtgcaaccggtctctccttgggggaccggtctctcaggcagggaccgattcccgagagctaatttctcaggatttagccgatttttcggctgtctcatatcatacgtgttcggggactggtctctcccaccagggaccggtccccgagagctcaaaatctgcagttttgcagatttgatttcatagctctcgaaaacctcccgtaactcacttttactcattttaacNTCAGAACCcgattccgtcagtgccatagggtccaggatagtcgagcggttgaaaacgagctattggaaggctataatcggagtccgatacgcgtcgaaagtccactctactccgcggcctctccggaaaatcggagttactattcacttaagtcgaacttccgggtcgcgtaacttctccgttttatctcgttttctcctgaaatttgacgagtacacttataattatattacacacaagaacatcgtcaaacaaaagggtttaatcaataaatgaaatatctcagttattacagaagcacaacccacctattATCGCATTAtgttgcttgtagtcacttgcaatcggcctcccgcaaTATTCGTTGTCAGGCTTGGCCCGATCTTGCAAATGACCACCAACCGTGCGTCAATTCGCGACCTCGGGTTTTAAAGGTATATAACTTGATGCCGCGATGCTAGGAATctgttttcgtgatttttagacgctGCCTTGGCCTTCCAGGTAGAAATGAAGCCGAAAACGTCCTTTTCGCCAATATCTTtacgtaggctcgacgaatcgttgacccgacttcgccaacgcatcagaaaacctagcaattaggtttacataggttcaatttagatcaaacttCATTATttcacaaaaccccatttttggagccctagatgcaactattgcaaaaaTCATCATACAATCCccatgattcaagcaataatcttctatttagcatcctaggattctactaaatccatttctaaaGTATACAAACAAagccctagaaatctaccattagaaggcatcaagcttacctcaaaagcttgctccaagtcaaggaagaagatgaagtccTTCTTCCTAGCTTCATTCTCCTTCTATCCTTCTCATCCTTCCCactttgaagagagagagaaagagagtttagagagagagagggagagctatTTAGGGTTCtaggttgagagaaatgagagaaaggagagagacaACCCTCTCTTTTAATTCCCATTCAGCACATTTGCTGAAAACACCCTCAACAATCAGCTTTATGCACAGCCCACTGGGCTGTTTTCGagctcggggactggtccttgGCTAGAGGGActggaccccgtaggtccaaaaTTCCAGCATTTTTagaacttagccaaattttcagcattttcagcctttgGTCTATTTTCGCTTGTTTTCGCTCGTAGAGCCTCCGATTCATCTCTAATCGTACCGAGACCCCCAATGCATATTTTCGAGCGCgtttaaaccatcttttcatccacgccttgCCGGATTTCAGCCAAGGTCCAATCATAGCTTTTCGGGTTTCGTTTTCGCGCCCGACGCGTACCAAAAATACctgaatgctcccgaacttcgcctaaaccattctaatggctctccaaactaacatacaccgtaacttcataattatagaagttcaATATGTTACAGATAGATTCCATATATATGCACatcctattcctacaatgaaccaaCTGGgtcaacatgcaccgcaaggacccgaatggctagaaACCAAGTGTattacagtcaaactacagtaacctcattatGAATAGCTGAgtcaccgcaggtcaaaggaccactCACACTCCTataacattgagtaagtcactgacgagtgagtacacatccaagtgactttttgtaacataccagattttggtataaaaaaataaaaaaataaaaataatatgagaaactatttttattggatttagaggagtaaaatataagtcagaagtgacttgtactgaaatcggaatgaaaacagaagatttagaattttctgttggaaacagAACAGGTAAATTtgcagaaaatgtacagtgtcagaaaattataaaaactggaggataagtcagaattatttttatgaggctagatttaaagtttcatatcattctgacacccggaaggtgaaaaataaaatccgacaactatctgataaagattacagttcggtacagttttcggtgaccaaacggggtcaaaactgaaatattaaaatttttttggactcgttaagtaaaaccgaacatgactgtcaaatttgagctcaaacaaATATTCAGGGAGccccggcgaaagatatcagatttcgagctgcCCAAAGGTGAATAGTGTTGAGGGGCCATTAGTGTAATAGAGGCTTTTTCTTCTCCCTCAGCCCGAGCAGCACAtacgacacacacacacacacacacacacacacacacacacacacacacacgcatggagagggggggagaaaccctcctttctctctctaaagatctctctcatctctctatttctctcgctcaaattcgcggcgttggcggagagcgagtttgcaaacgcgttggaggcgacggatcgagctttcgtgcacccgttggagcggcgtgttttcgtcgcaGCGTTCACGTTTTGGTAAGAGTTTggaattttgtttaaatccttcatgaatgatgttctagtagtatctagagtgttctaaacatgttttctccatttaatttggattatttggaagTTAATTGCATGTTAcggctccgaatggggttttgtaaaatataagggtgtgatctaatttgaccctccgtaaatctaattgctaggtaaatgaacgcgttggcgaagtcggttcggcgattcgtcgagccgttgtaaagatattaaagaaacggacgtttaagcttcgtttccgcctggagggcggaggcgacatcgtaaagtcatgaaaacggatttggagcaccgtggcacataaccgaagacctataattttcggtgcCGCAattcgacgcacggttggtgagtattagcaaaatcgggccgaaccggacacgggtgccgcgggaggccgattgcaagtgtcgacaagcaatcggaaagcgatttgaggtgagttgtgtttaccgaagcgactaggtcgcctgtatgtctaagataaGTGGTAATCCTTGATGCATATTatggtagctagtggtagaatgtataaatgcatgaaatgaatgctttgttaggctaccaaataatgcatatggtcaTAATGTGAGAATACTAAGTAATGCCTAAtgacatagtgtaaataatgctaagtggaaagcataaagtaaatgacatatgttggtcatgttgcatgtatagaaatgctaaaatAAGAACGCTAAGTGGATGCATATAGTAAATGCTAAAGGGAATGCATGCTAAagatgtaatatagaaatgctggaatgcatgatgatgtaatataaatgaATGCTAGTTTGGATAAGCATgtcatataaatgctagataatgcatgttaattatcTAAAGTAAGATGCTAAGAGATTGTACATGAAGTGACATAATGCAAGAATGctaaataaatgcatgaatgatgtggtatagaaatgctagaatataTGCATTGGTTATTGTTAGTTGAATGCATGTCatggaaatgctaaatgtaaACATGGGGCCAATACTAAGATATACTTGATGATCATGTTGTAGAGATACTAATGTTAAGTAAAGGATATGggcatgtggacatatatatatgcacatagatcgagtggcattaaacctagtgtcttaaacataggttgaacatgaatgatatgaacctagagttagtaaacctaggtcggaCATGAAGgatatatgaacctagtgtgaatatacataggttgaacatgaatgatatgaacctagtgttaaagaacataggttggaatcaTGTGTGGTATTTAATCTagcgttaaagaacataggttggacatgaacctagtgttaaagaaagtAGTTAAATAAGGTTTAACCCAAAGTGACATTGTGGCTTGGTATTAGCAGTATATGCATGATTAGGTAAAgacctatcattggcattgaggCAAAGAGATATGGAACAGAttggctatacctcctcaaattgaggatgggatcgtactcacatgtaTCGGTTCCGGCTTGTGCGAGGTCGCTCCTCTAcaggcggtgtactccggagtataGACGccacgggtgagagtgcccggcgaagatctcTCGGGTGACAGTGCCTTGTGCCttccccggtagacgggatggATCCTTCGGGGGTATTTCCCAATGCTAATCCTGGTAGATGGAACATGTGAGATGTGAGCTTGGGGCGAACTTGATGAACCTcgaaaagattgggtaaaggccaaagtgaatgtgtgaaagtatgcattatgagctatggatttggtattccagttgagtggatttatggctgaggtgcatgtgagacgtccttcacctcgagtcTGGATGTGTGCGGTATTCCGcaaatgattgactcgagaccgagtcgggtggttagctcgGCTAGGGTAGagaaaaaccttaggagcaaataaccaatgatgtaaagtgacaagatgtgcaaattatgaaaaagctatggatagcatgattgaaagtaaaatcatttattctacttgcACAGTTGCATGgatttcatatcgcatatcgtgaggcataacatgtagttcaatatcgggtaaatgtataaatatctgttatatgttattggactaacctgttgcagtgcctcattagacctattggttgagcttttcccttgggtggccgtacccactgggaatcatggagtttgttctcaccccacgttgtattggggtgttacaggttcacacgtgagtggcgcggcggcgcgaggcgagggcgtagctccgtagttagcgccctactaCCTAGACCaaagatagcggtaccctgagtcggctaattagggatgtaagaaaacgaaaggaataagattgcaataatttataataaaagcatgattgtatttggaagttaaatgtaatatgtaattgtaatgtaaaatgtatctagtgaatgcgaatgcttgtaataacaagtagattatatttttgatacttccttatgcaatctttgtttgaaatgtgttcctgattgaaacttcgtacattgtattgattgtgacgccttggacgtacaggggagactctgtccgcggtacaggaaaaactctctCCGTTCGGCGGACTGTTGGCGTGTCCGAAACCGagcaaataggcgggctcggggcatgacacttTTCGTTTTGGTCATGCTCGGCACCTTTGTTCTCTAACAACAACCTGCACATTCGCTCGGTGTTACCACACTGTTGACTCCAGACTCGTTTACCCGAAAGGAAAGCGACCggtgcaccaatctcaccggatcagtCACCATCGCCGTGGTGATCCATTGATTGGGAGtgtttaggaattaaccaccaatgacacatgtctcaaattatcaactcttgagaatatgtATCataatcttattaattccttggacaattcatggacacatatacaacatgaataaaaataagaatccaaattcattcataatatttaaaattaaatataaattatgttcTAGAAAGAATACATATATCAGCCTGGTTGgtttctagggcatacatctcaCAATAGTTGCACCTACAATGTAGTAAACACAACTAAAATAGAGTAACAGAGCTGCTAAAACTGGtagatacatacatacatacataatatatatatatatataaagagagagagagagagagagagagagagagagagagagagagcgctaggctgctatactatcggtagcacggacgcctccgttgctaccaagttgttttcaatgatgtcgcttccaaattgacgatcggctccattagatttgatctacactatggaaaatatttggaaactaaatttcataatttttcggtatcatttacctatcaaacgagcagtctaaaaatgaacggctgaaaataaaaatctcataaaaaatgatgatagaagacttgaatttaaaatcagagatactgatcttactctaaatagtaaaaagaattttctataaaaatttcatctgatttggattgttttgcaccgttaaatttacaaatgcatcacatctaccattaaaattatcaattttgagaccttttgatcactagccaaatgatgtcgaaaaattctaaaatttagttccaaatactttcaatagtgtagatcaagtctaacagagctgattttcgatttgaaagccgcatcatcgaaaacaacttggtagcacggaactaccgatagtatagcagccggactctatatatatatatatatatatatatatatatatatatatataagccaaTTGTACATACATGTCTCCAAAATGTGTTCTTGTATAGAAAAATGGGAAATACAACATCAACTCAACTCCTACAtatctataaatctataaacTACTATTAATCCCCGTGGGATTCAAACCCTCTCCGTATTTCAGGAAAAAAATGGGTCCCACCTCTTCTCTTAAACTGCAGAATACGTTTAATAAAcctattttctctctccttttaatTAAGGTGATGCTGTTTTGTACGAGGGACTCCTCCGAttctccttctctccctctcatccgTCCCTTCGTCTCTTCTctctcaatttatttttttattcttccgCCCGTTTACCTCCCTCTCTTACCCTTTCTTATGTCCGCCCGTTTTCCTTACCGCAtgcctcctccctctccttccctcTCATCCTTCCATATCCCCTCTTTCCCAAAACACCTCTCCTCCCTCCCTGACCCTCGGCTGATGTGCGCCCTCCTCACTTCCCTCAGGTACCACCTCCTTCGCTCCTCCGCCCCTTCCGACTCACCTTCGATGCCCTCGAGGGCCCCTTCCTcgaccacctccgccgccgcagcagcagcagcctcggGCGCCATGCAGTGAGGGGAGGAGGACCTTCTCTTAACAGGGCCATGGCGACGAAGCGGCGCGAGCTCGACAACACGGGGCTGAGGCTCAGCTACGTCGGCTTCGGCACCTCCCCTCTTAGCAACGTATTCGGCCGCGTCTCCCCTGCCGTCGTGGTCGTTGCCGTGCGCCACGCCCTCGACCTTGGGATCAACTTCTTCGACACCTTCCCGTCCGTATCCCTAACTCTAGCCCTAGATCTCCTTCTTTGTACGAGCTTCGAGGTTCGATCTTGATGCGTGGCAGGTACTATAGGGGGGGCAGTGCTCGGCAAGTGCCTCAGGGAGATCGGGGCGCCGCAAGAGGAGGTCGTCGTCTCCACCAAGTACGAGCACTACGCAGACGGTTCGACTTTAGTGCCGAGCGCGTGTCGCACGGCGTCAACGAGAGCCTCGCCCGCCTCAATCTCGACTACGTCAACATCCTCTATTGCCACGACATCGAGTTCGCCCCTTTCGTCGATCAGGTCCAGTTCCTCCCTTtacccacttttttttttgtatttttgtccTTTTGGTATCAAATTATCATAGACTTGGATTGTTTTGCGATTTTCTATCTATGTGTGTGGATTGTTTTGCAATTCAGTGTATTTGAATGTTCGTGTGTGCATGCACACGCGCATGTGTTGAAAGATTGGGATTGGATTGGACTCCATTGTTTGCTTTGGCTGTTATCCTTAGTCTTATGGCTCATAAGTAAATTACGAAGAGTATATTTCTATACATAGCGAATGCATTCTGATTTGCAATTTCACCCAAATCACGAATTTGGAGGATTCCGAGCAAAGTGTAATCCTCTGGTCCGAGAACTTATCTGTCCATGATTTATAATAATCTTCTCTAAATTAGTTGGATTTCGGTAAGTGCAAGCTAATCCGAACTCTTTGAGGTTGGTTTGCTGTCAATTGAATTTCACAACCATATGAAAATTCGTCTAATAGTATATTTTGATTTCTAGTAGATGTGAATTAGGGCAAAATTGAGAAGTAAACAATGGAGTTCATTCCAAGCAATGGATTTTGACTCCTAATTGATTCGTTTTATTCTCTAATTGCAAATCAATTAAGTTTCTACATATGCTTCGGGAGCTAGTACGCCCCGTCCGTagttttcctctctctctctctctctctctctctcttcctaaggtggtctctctctctctctattataatAAGTCAAAACAAAGCATACTAggggaaaagagaaaataacACTACATGTAATATCTTAACAGTTATTGTtgcacatgcatgctctctctctaaatcaTCGTGCAATATAAAGACATtgtattgtcaaaaaaaattataaagacattgtatatttattattttttataatctgTTCTTATTTTTACTGAATATGTCTCAAGTGTTTTGGATGTATTCCGCAATAGTTAACTGATGCTGAGATTGTGTATCATCATATGATCAGTTCGGGACTGTAGTAGGCTTAGTT
This genomic window contains:
- the LOC109706751 gene encoding L-galactose dehydrogenase-like, coding for MATKRRELDNTGLRLSYVGFGTSPLSNVFGRVSPAVVVVAVRHALDLGINFFDTFPYYRGGSARQVPQGDRGAARGGRRLHQVRALRRRFDFSAERVSHGVNESLARLNLDYVNILYCHDIEFAPFVDQER